GCAGTGGCTCCAGTAGTTCTCGGGCCTGCCCTCGAGTAAGGCCTTCCGCAGGCTCTCGGCGCAGAGCATCCCGTAGACTATCCCTCCAGCGGTGGTCGGTTTTATCTGAAGGGCGGAATCACCGACGAGTGCCACGTTGCCCCTCACCCAGGGCTTCCTCCAGCCGAAGCCAACGGTTCCGGCCTTAAACTCGAGAATCCTCGTGGGTTCTAACCTTCTGAGTCGTAGAAACCTGTTCAGGGCCTCTATGCTCCCGAAGGTTCCAACTCTGGCCGTTTCGCCGTCTATTGGAGCGACCCACGCGAAGAAGTCGGGCGTTATCTCCTTGTTCACCCAGACCTCGACGTTTTTCCTTTCAAACTCGCCAAGAACTTCAACCTCGTAACCGCTGAGGAACTCGGCCTTCGTCTTCGCTCTCATCGCCTTCGCCACCGTGCTGTTCACGCCGTCGGCCCCGACGTAACAGTCAGCCTTTACCTCGAGCGTCTCCCCGAGGTGCTGGAGAACAGCCTTCCCGTTTTTGAAGCCCTTAAAGGTCGTGCTCATCAGGTAATCGGCGCCCCTCTTCATAGCCCTCTTCGCGAGCTCCCGCTCAAGCGTCTTTCTGTCAACGAGATACGCTTGAGGACTCTTCCTCCCAATCGAGAAGCTCTGGATTCGCGAGTAGAAAGTTGCCCCATAGAGCTCGTTCAGGATGGCTTTTTTCGGCAGTCCGAGCTTCTCGTAGTTCTCGGCTCCGATTATGCCGGTGCAGGCCTTTCCCCCGAAGGAGTTCTTTCTCTCGACGACAGCGACGCTGTAGTCCCTCGCGAGAAGGTTAGCGAGATAATTGCCAACGGGCCCGGCACCGATGATTAGGACGTCGTACCTCATCCTCACCCCTCGTCCGGAGTAGCTTTTAAACCCTAAAAACCTACCCTTTCCGGTGGTCCCATGAAGGTTCTGGTTACCGGCTTCGAGCCCTTCGGTGGTGAGGAGATAAACCCATCGTGGGAGGCCGTTAAGGCACTCCCCGAGGAACTCAACGGTGCAACGCTCCTGAAGGTTCAGCTACCGGTTTCCTTTAACCGCGTCAGGGAGATTCTGCCGAGACTAATCACTAAGGAGAGGCCTGACATTGTTCTCCTGACTGGTCAGGCCGGTGGAAGACCGAACGTAACGGTGGAGAGGGTCGCGATAAACGTGATGGACTCGACGATGCCGGACAACGACGGGTTTAAGCCGGAGGACGAGCCGGTCTTCGAGGGCGCTCCCGATGCTTACTTCGCCACTATACCGATAAAAGAGGTCGTGAAAGCCCTGAGAAAGGCCGGAATTCCAGCGGGGGTTTCTAATACCGCTGGCACCTACGTCTGCAACACCGCGATGTTTACCGCTCTACACACGATAGCGGTCGCTGGAATGGAAACGAAAGCAGGCTTCATCCACGTGCCCTTCAGCCACGCACAGGCCCTCGAGAAGCCGAGGCCGTCGATGGCGCAGGAGACGATAAACGAGGCGATAAGGAAAGCGCTGGAGATGCTCGTTACTCCTTGAACAGCTCGTTGAAGTCAATCTCGTAGACGACGGAGCCGTTGAAGCTCTGGGCCTCCTTGAACCTCGCTATGAGTGAGCTGAAGGTCTCGACGAGGGCTCCCCTTATCTCACTCATTATTTTCTCCGCGTCCTCTCTCGTGCCTGCCTTGAAGACCTTCTCGGTCAGCTCGTTGAGGCCGAGCTCCTCGCCCCTAATCCTGACCTTGGGGTCGAAGCCGTCGACTATGGCCTTTAGCTCATCGTCCAGGTCGAGTTCCCTGACCCTGACGATGTACTCCCCGCTCACGATGTCGTACTTTTTGTCAAAGACGAGGCGCATCTTCACCCTATCACCCCGGGGTT
The Thermococcus sp. 21S9 DNA segment above includes these coding regions:
- the pcp gene encoding pyroglutamyl-peptidase I, whose protein sequence is MKVLVTGFEPFGGEEINPSWEAVKALPEELNGATLLKVQLPVSFNRVREILPRLITKERPDIVLLTGQAGGRPNVTVERVAINVMDSTMPDNDGFKPEDEPVFEGAPDAYFATIPIKEVVKALRKAGIPAGVSNTAGTYVCNTAMFTALHTIAVAGMETKAGFIHVPFSHAQALEKPRPSMAQETINEAIRKALEMLVTP
- a CDS encoding NAD(P)/FAD-dependent oxidoreductase, whose protein sequence is MRYDVLIIGAGPVGNYLANLLARDYSVAVVERKNSFGGKACTGIIGAENYEKLGLPKKAILNELYGATFYSRIQSFSIGRKSPQAYLVDRKTLERELAKRAMKRGADYLMSTTFKGFKNGKAVLQHLGETLEVKADCYVGADGVNSTVAKAMRAKTKAEFLSGYEVEVLGEFERKNVEVWVNKEITPDFFAWVAPIDGETARVGTFGSIEALNRFLRLRRLEPTRILEFKAGTVGFGWRKPWVRGNVALVGDSALQIKPTTAGGIVYGMLCAESLRKALLEGRPENYWSHCSWVRRQISFGLRFRKLFLGLDQEAIERIFEVLGSEEAREVIETQADFDDHLRTAKAILKRPKLLAKLIKVSPSLIKALL